In a single window of the Candidatus Binataceae bacterium genome:
- a CDS encoding VOC family protein: protein MSTDPPKLNLRAAAVAPPFEIKKLGHVVIRVSDLQRSTDFYVNMLGLKVSDVYSEDLMPGGMVFLRFNADHHGVALVGGMQESAKGGGELHHFAFEVATLDEVFHVRNHLRAHGVPIVFEGRRRAGVQIAVEFTDPDGHNLEIYWGIDRIDVDQRVRPPNEWRGAATLEEAVANPVRGQDPVLADPSLMGRKP from the coding sequence ATGTCGACCGACCCTCCGAAATTGAATCTCCGTGCGGCCGCCGTAGCGCCCCCGTTTGAAATAAAAAAGCTGGGTCACGTCGTGATTCGAGTGTCCGATCTGCAGCGATCGACGGATTTTTACGTCAACATGCTGGGGCTCAAGGTTTCCGATGTCTATTCCGAAGACCTGATGCCGGGGGGAATGGTTTTTCTACGCTTCAACGCCGATCACCACGGAGTCGCGCTGGTAGGCGGCATGCAAGAGAGCGCCAAGGGCGGCGGGGAGCTTCATCATTTCGCGTTCGAAGTCGCCACGCTCGACGAGGTGTTTCACGTCCGCAATCATCTTCGCGCACACGGCGTTCCGATAGTGTTTGAGGGAAGGCGCCGCGCCGGTGTTCAGATCGCGGTGGAGTTTACCGACCCCGATGGACACAATCTGGAGATCTATTGGGGTATCGATCGCATCGACGTCGACCAGCGCGTCCGACCACCGAACGAATGGAGAGGCGCGGCGACCCTCGAAGAAGCGGTGGCCAATCCGGTGCGCGGGCAGGATCCAGTTCTGGCCGACCCTTCGCTGATGGGTCGCAAGCCTTAG
- a CDS encoding carboxylesterase family protein, with amino-acid sequence MQELVETGSGRVAGTPGEISIFKGIPFAAPPIGEFRWRPPAPVKPWPGVRPALEAGPDPMQVPLPMSAARTRPMSEDCLTLNIWTPASRGGENLPVMVWIPGGSFVAGSGADPMCDGENLTRKGVVLVTINYRVGLFGFLAHPALTAESEHYASGNYGLLDQIAALQWIRDNIGAFGGNPDRVTAIGVSAGSASISLLMTSPLGRALFHQAILESPGSFRPLADLEEASRAGQMLGKDVTAMRALSADDILSRTSQFVPRVRGLTTPRVLRPIRDGWVIDRQERDAYLTGRFAAVPMVVGSNFDEGGLFVGAWPVKTVGDFHDLVVLNFGTSSEQALKEYPVGSDYDVGQQCAFLFGDTQFTYGARGIARANSALLPATYRYLFTRHRCDGPQPPKHGDEVPYIFGRLAAAGMAPLPTNARDRALSETMMNAWVRFAATGDPNGGNLPNWQRYDGARDNYFELGNELKPGSAWRASQMAFLDDFFDAGSTAS; translated from the coding sequence ATGCAGGAACTCGTCGAGACCGGATCGGGCCGTGTCGCCGGTACCCCCGGCGAGATCTCGATCTTCAAAGGAATCCCCTTTGCTGCGCCGCCGATTGGTGAATTTCGGTGGCGCCCGCCGGCTCCCGTAAAGCCGTGGCCGGGTGTTCGGCCTGCTCTCGAGGCCGGTCCCGATCCCATGCAGGTCCCGCTTCCAATGAGTGCCGCGCGCACTCGTCCGATGAGCGAAGATTGCCTCACTTTAAACATCTGGACACCCGCCTCGCGCGGGGGCGAAAACCTGCCGGTGATGGTGTGGATCCCGGGGGGCAGTTTTGTCGCGGGTTCCGGTGCCGACCCCATGTGCGACGGCGAGAACCTGACGCGCAAGGGTGTCGTGCTGGTAACGATCAACTATCGTGTCGGGCTGTTCGGGTTTCTCGCGCATCCTGCACTCACCGCAGAATCGGAACACTACGCATCTGGTAACTATGGGTTGCTGGACCAGATCGCAGCGCTCCAGTGGATCCGCGACAATATCGGGGCGTTCGGCGGCAATCCGGATCGCGTCACTGCGATTGGCGTCTCGGCAGGCAGCGCATCGATTTCGCTGCTGATGACGTCGCCGCTCGGCAGAGCCCTCTTCCATCAGGCTATCCTGGAGAGTCCAGGATCCTTTCGCCCACTTGCCGACCTGGAGGAAGCGTCGCGCGCCGGTCAGATGCTGGGCAAGGACGTGACCGCCATGCGTGCGCTGTCTGCTGATGACATCCTGAGCAGGACGAGCCAATTCGTGCCGAGGGTACGCGGCCTGACCACGCCGCGAGTGCTTCGTCCGATCCGCGACGGATGGGTAATCGATCGGCAGGAGCGCGACGCCTACCTCACCGGCCGTTTCGCGGCGGTGCCCATGGTGGTCGGTAGCAATTTCGACGAAGGCGGCTTGTTCGTCGGAGCCTGGCCGGTCAAGACGGTAGGCGATTTTCACGATCTGGTGGTGCTGAATTTCGGAACGTCATCGGAGCAAGCGCTGAAAGAGTACCCGGTTGGCAGCGACTACGATGTCGGTCAGCAGTGCGCCTTTCTATTTGGCGACACGCAGTTTACCTATGGGGCCCGGGGCATCGCACGCGCCAATTCCGCTCTTCTTCCCGCCACCTATCGTTATCTGTTTACCCGACATCGCTGTGACGGTCCCCAACCGCCCAAGCATGGCGATGAGGTGCCGTACATCTTCGGCAGACTCGCGGCCGCCGGTATGGCTCCTCTGCCTACCAATGCGCGCGACCGGGCTCTCTCGGAAACCATGATGAATGCGTGGGTCCGCTTCGCTGCGACCGGCGATCCAAATGGTGGAAATTTACCTAATTGGCAGCGCTACGATGGGGCCCGTGACAACTATTTCGAGTTGGGCAACGAGCTTAAACCCGGTAGCGCCTGGCGGGCCTCGCAAATGGCTTTTCTGGACGACTTCTTCGACGCCGGATCGACCGCTTCCTAA
- a CDS encoding aromatic-ring-hydroxylating dioxygenase subunit beta encodes MPVDRERVEQFLFREAQLMDEHRFDEWLALWSEPALYWVPSNRDDLDPAREVSLIYDDWVRLQLRIARLKSGFAHAQEPRSRMRRLISNIEIEDVGDWEIVTHSNFLLAELRRGKQDLFAGRTTHRLRPENGSFKLISKKVLLVNNDEPIDNLTFLI; translated from the coding sequence ATGCCGGTCGATCGGGAGCGGGTGGAGCAGTTTCTGTTCCGTGAAGCGCAACTCATGGATGAGCACCGCTTCGACGAGTGGCTCGCGCTGTGGAGTGAGCCCGCGCTGTACTGGGTGCCTAGCAATCGCGACGATCTTGATCCTGCACGCGAGGTATCGCTGATCTATGACGACTGGGTGCGCCTGCAACTGCGAATCGCGCGGCTCAAGAGTGGGTTCGCGCACGCACAGGAACCGCGGTCGCGGATGCGCCGTCTGATATCGAATATCGAAATTGAGGATGTTGGGGACTGGGAGATCGTGACGCATTCCAATTTCCTGCTCGCGGAGTTGCGGCGCGGAAAGCAGGACTTGTTCGCGGGACGCACGACTCATCGGCTGCGTCCTGAAAACGGCAGCTTCAAATTGATTTCCAAGAAGGTGCTGCTGGTCAACAACGACGAGCCGATCGACAACCTGACCTTTCTGATTTGA
- a CDS encoding primary-amine oxidase, with the protein MNVKSVEPGSRAEVTRPHSLAPLTAAEISKVVSIIQASPLFGDQTRFETIELLEPPKSAVRALRLGERLPRHARANIFTVGRIGVARLRVSLDEERILTSEELPDQRPMIQIEQFLMVQEVVRTDPRFLQGCARRGVTDMSKVCIDPWTAGSFEVPEEEGRHLCHVFAWLRLYANENFYAHPIEGLNAVVDLNSWEVILVDDYGVVPIPMNEVNYDSQLLTSNRPALKPIDVVQPEGVNFSITDGVLRWDKWQLVVGFNGREGVTLHDVRYDGRPIVYRASIVEMVVPYGSPDNGHYRKHVFDIGEYGAGKLANSLTLGCDCLGTIEYLDAHLNTMDGSVMTIKNAVCIHEEDSGILWKHTDFRTGRVEVRRARRLVISTILTVGNYEYAFYWYLYLDGTIEHEIKTTGIINTAACIPGKPGKYATEVSPGVAGHIHQHIFCARLDMAVDGDANSIVEHNTRAESEGPHNRYGNAFYDEPTLLKTEREACRRTNPETMRYWKIMNPNVKNHVGQPTAYKLEAKHTVTPLVRADSFSGRRAGFVQNHVWVTAYDPEERYPAGEYMNHSKGGGLPDYVAQNRSIENTDIVLWHVFGIHHTVRTEDFPVQPCVKTGFKLMPSGFFDRNPAIDLPPSTNDASCCAKAHG; encoded by the coding sequence ATGAACGTGAAAAGTGTTGAACCCGGTTCTCGCGCCGAAGTGACCAGACCACATTCCCTGGCTCCGCTGACTGCGGCGGAGATTTCGAAGGTCGTTAGCATCATCCAGGCGTCACCGCTGTTCGGCGACCAGACCCGCTTCGAGACGATCGAGCTTCTGGAGCCGCCTAAGAGCGCTGTCCGCGCACTTAGGCTGGGTGAAAGACTTCCGCGCCACGCGCGCGCCAACATCTTCACGGTTGGCCGCATTGGGGTCGCCCGCTTGAGGGTATCCCTCGATGAAGAGCGGATTCTCACTTCCGAAGAACTTCCTGATCAGCGCCCCATGATCCAGATCGAGCAATTCCTGATGGTCCAGGAGGTCGTCCGCACCGATCCTCGCTTCCTCCAGGGATGCGCTCGGCGCGGCGTCACCGATATGAGCAAGGTCTGTATCGATCCCTGGACTGCCGGGAGCTTCGAGGTCCCGGAAGAAGAAGGGCGGCATCTGTGTCACGTCTTCGCGTGGCTGCGTCTATACGCGAACGAAAACTTTTACGCGCACCCGATCGAAGGTCTGAACGCGGTCGTCGATCTCAACAGTTGGGAAGTAATCCTCGTCGACGACTACGGGGTCGTGCCGATCCCGATGAATGAGGTGAACTACGACTCGCAGCTTCTGACCAGCAACCGCCCGGCGCTGAAGCCGATCGACGTGGTCCAGCCCGAAGGCGTTAACTTTTCAATCACGGACGGTGTGCTCCGCTGGGACAAATGGCAGCTAGTCGTTGGCTTCAACGGCCGCGAGGGGGTGACGCTCCACGACGTCCGGTACGACGGGCGCCCGATCGTCTACCGGGCATCGATTGTGGAGATGGTGGTTCCTTACGGTTCTCCCGACAACGGCCACTACCGCAAGCACGTCTTCGACATCGGCGAGTATGGCGCCGGCAAGCTTGCGAATTCCCTGACACTCGGCTGCGACTGCCTGGGTACCATCGAGTATCTGGATGCGCACCTGAACACGATGGACGGCTCGGTGATGACGATAAAAAACGCCGTCTGTATCCACGAGGAGGACTCGGGCATCCTGTGGAAGCATACGGATTTCCGCACCGGGCGCGTCGAGGTTCGCCGTGCGCGCCGCCTGGTCATCTCGACCATACTGACCGTCGGGAACTACGAATACGCCTTTTACTGGTATTTGTACCTTGATGGCACAATCGAGCACGAGATCAAGACGACCGGGATCATCAACACTGCCGCTTGTATTCCGGGCAAACCTGGGAAATATGCAACCGAGGTCTCGCCGGGCGTCGCAGGACATATCCATCAGCACATCTTCTGCGCCCGCCTGGACATGGCCGTTGATGGTGACGCCAACAGCATCGTGGAACACAACACTCGCGCGGAGAGCGAAGGCCCGCACAACCGCTATGGCAATGCCTTTTACGACGAGCCGACGCTCCTGAAGACGGAGCGGGAGGCTTGTCGCCGCACCAATCCTGAGACTATGCGCTACTGGAAGATCATGAATCCCAACGTAAAAAACCACGTTGGACAACCGACCGCATATAAGTTGGAAGCAAAGCACACGGTGACCCCATTGGTCCGCGCGGATAGTTTTTCGGGACGTCGCGCCGGCTTCGTCCAGAACCATGTCTGGGTGACCGCGTACGATCCGGAGGAGCGATATCCGGCCGGCGAATATATGAATCACTCGAAGGGCGGCGGGCTCCCGGACTACGTCGCGCAGAACCGCTCGATTGAGAACACCGACATCGTTCTTTGGCACGTGTTCGGAATACACCACACCGTACGAACCGAAGACTTTCCGGTCCAGCCGTGTGTCAAGACCGGGTTCAAACTGATGCCGAGCGGCTTCTTTGATCGCAATCCAGCGATCGACCTGCCACCATCGACGAACGACGCAAGCTGCTGCGCAAAGGCGCACGGCTGA
- a CDS encoding DUF1932 domain-containing protein, producing the protein MTRAVRVRRRIAMIGLGEAGGLFAKGLIASGMFDVGGYDALLEDPAAAPAVRAKIRSIGITEWPSLEQACREADLVFSAVTAAAAREVAAEASRYLGPGQLFFDINSVSPSVKRSSAHAIERSGAAYVEGAVMAPVGPSGIAVEILVAGARAGELAALLTPAGMNLEVIADTIGKASAIKMCRSSMIKGIEALVVECFVTARAYGIEDAIVDSLNRSFPGTDWEMRGAYMTNRVLQHGRRRAAELREVATTVFEAGVAPRMAPAAAEVQDWVADRVAEMPELHAATDRDWRTVLDLLGTPKRARTSSPIPTARR; encoded by the coding sequence ATGACACGGGCGGTGCGCGTGCGACGACGCATCGCGATGATTGGCCTCGGGGAAGCTGGCGGATTGTTCGCCAAGGGCCTCATCGCGTCGGGTATGTTCGACGTCGGGGGTTACGATGCGCTTCTGGAAGATCCAGCAGCCGCGCCGGCCGTGCGGGCCAAAATCCGTTCTATCGGGATCACTGAATGGCCATCGCTAGAGCAGGCCTGCCGTGAGGCCGACCTGGTCTTCTCCGCGGTAACTGCGGCCGCTGCGCGCGAGGTTGCCGCCGAAGCGTCTCGCTACCTCGGGCCCGGCCAATTGTTCTTCGATATCAATTCGGTTTCTCCGAGTGTCAAGCGCTCGAGCGCGCACGCGATCGAACGATCGGGCGCCGCGTATGTCGAAGGTGCAGTGATGGCTCCCGTGGGACCATCCGGCATCGCAGTGGAAATCCTTGTCGCCGGCGCGCGCGCTGGAGAACTGGCGGCGCTGCTGACTCCTGCAGGAATGAACCTCGAAGTGATTGCGGACACGATTGGAAAAGCATCGGCTATAAAGATGTGCCGCAGCAGTATGATCAAGGGAATTGAGGCGCTGGTCGTCGAATGCTTCGTGACCGCGCGTGCCTACGGGATTGAAGATGCCATCGTCGATTCGCTGAACCGCAGCTTTCCCGGCACCGACTGGGAGATGCGCGGTGCGTACATGACGAACCGAGTGCTCCAGCACGGGCGACGACGCGCGGCAGAGTTGCGCGAGGTTGCAACCACGGTCTTCGAGGCGGGCGTCGCGCCGAGAATGGCACCCGCGGCCGCCGAGGTCCAAGACTGGGTGGCAGATAGGGTGGCGGAAATGCCGGAGTTACATGCTGCAACCGATCGCGATTGGCGCACCGTACTGGATCTGCTCGGGACCCCGAAACGGGCCCGGACCTCCTCGCCAATACCGACAGCGAGAAGATAG
- a CDS encoding aldolase/citrate lyase family protein, which translates to MAGIPRLNGVIRALEQGQAVFCTFVQAEVEAALGVATSRYDGIVFEMEHNPWDVRALRDSMQYLLNRAQIVQAASLAPPVTPLVRIPPNGDEKNQWFAKQALDLGAYGIVWPHISSVDQAYNAVAACRYPRLRSAPLYEPAGIRGDGPAGAVRYWGVTQQQYYGRADVWPLNPEGEILVILMIEDTQGIANLSDILKKVPGVGAILIGEGDLSQELGYPRQYDHPSVREAMDRVVATCKQHNIPVGHPHVDSNNVERILGEGYRFLVAAPTRSFAALEKGRQLARRS; encoded by the coding sequence ATGGCCGGAATCCCGCGCCTCAACGGCGTCATTCGCGCCCTCGAACAAGGACAGGCGGTATTTTGTACTTTTGTGCAGGCCGAGGTAGAGGCTGCGCTAGGGGTTGCCACTTCGAGATACGACGGAATCGTCTTCGAAATGGAGCACAACCCATGGGATGTCCGCGCGCTCCGGGACTCGATGCAGTACCTGCTCAATCGGGCGCAAATCGTACAAGCCGCGTCCCTCGCGCCTCCGGTCACGCCGCTGGTGAGAATTCCGCCCAACGGCGACGAGAAAAACCAATGGTTCGCAAAACAAGCGCTCGACCTCGGTGCCTATGGGATTGTCTGGCCGCACATCAGCAGCGTCGATCAGGCTTACAACGCGGTCGCGGCGTGCCGCTATCCGCGCCTGAGGAGCGCGCCATTGTACGAGCCGGCCGGCATCCGCGGCGACGGGCCGGCGGGGGCGGTGCGATATTGGGGCGTAACTCAGCAGCAATACTACGGCAGGGCGGATGTGTGGCCACTCAACCCGGAGGGTGAGATCCTTGTGATTCTCATGATCGAAGATACCCAGGGGATCGCAAACCTCTCCGACATTCTAAAGAAAGTTCCCGGGGTCGGTGCGATACTCATCGGTGAAGGAGACCTGAGCCAGGAGTTGGGCTATCCGCGACAATACGATCATCCGTCGGTGAGGGAAGCGATGGACCGAGTGGTAGCTACCTGTAAGCAGCACAACATTCCAGTTGGTCACCCTCACGTGGATTCCAACAATGTAGAGCGCATTCTCGGCGAGGGGTATCGATTTCTCGTCGCCGCGCCGACGCGGAGCTTTGCTGCGCTGGAGAAAGGGCGGCAGCTGGCGAGACGTAGCTAG
- a CDS encoding dienelactone hydrolase family protein: protein MNGVTISIAAAGDGAFQGYLSLPASGSGPGLILLHEIFGLNQHIRDLADAYAEEGYVVLVPDLFWHIRPGIELGHSEEDFKTALTYRDRFDVEQAILDIRDTLQALRANRACTGKVGTIGFCMGGLLAYLAASRLPLDAAAAYSGVGIEKHLGETKSIRCPIALHFGSEDEFVPATARVAIKQAQAENDDAEVYVYRGARHSFDDPGRKTFDRSAASLAHSRTISVLRRAIGPRYDLDALWEKHLEGEFVTCDADATIRTMVPRAYVNHVPTMIGGFGARELHRYYKYHFIPQNQGSRMIPISRTIGADRVVDEFIACFKHEAENDTLLPGIKPTGKEVRIPMVAIVQFRGDKLCSEHLYWDQASVLVQLGLLDPAELPVTGAEAADRVIDEELPLNTLRAEHWWKKSEGRGSASDSR, encoded by the coding sequence ATGAACGGAGTAACCATCTCCATTGCGGCCGCGGGCGACGGCGCCTTCCAAGGCTACCTCTCGCTTCCTGCTTCGGGGTCAGGTCCCGGATTGATTTTGTTGCACGAGATCTTCGGCCTGAATCAGCATATCCGCGATCTCGCCGACGCCTACGCCGAGGAGGGCTACGTGGTATTAGTACCCGACCTGTTCTGGCACATCAGGCCCGGTATTGAGCTTGGACATTCAGAAGAGGACTTCAAGACTGCTCTCACCTATCGTGATCGCTTCGACGTCGAGCAGGCAATTCTCGATATCCGCGACACCTTGCAAGCATTGCGCGCAAATCGTGCGTGCACAGGCAAGGTGGGTACCATCGGGTTCTGCATGGGAGGGTTGCTGGCATATCTGGCCGCCTCACGACTGCCGCTCGATGCTGCGGCAGCCTACTCTGGGGTCGGGATCGAGAAGCATCTCGGCGAGACGAAATCGATCCGCTGTCCAATCGCACTCCATTTCGGGTCGGAAGACGAATTCGTTCCGGCCACCGCGCGCGTGGCAATCAAGCAAGCGCAGGCTGAAAACGACGACGCGGAAGTGTATGTCTATCGCGGCGCCCGCCACTCTTTTGATGACCCTGGGCGTAAAACTTTTGACCGGAGCGCTGCGTCGCTGGCGCATTCGCGGACTATAAGTGTTCTCCGCCGCGCGATTGGCCCGCGCTACGACCTCGATGCTCTATGGGAGAAGCATCTGGAGGGCGAATTCGTGACCTGCGACGCCGACGCTACAATCCGCACGATGGTGCCACGCGCCTACGTGAATCATGTCCCGACCATGATTGGCGGTTTTGGCGCGCGCGAATTGCATCGCTACTACAAGTACCACTTCATTCCGCAGAACCAGGGCTCCAGAATGATTCCGATTTCTCGTACGATCGGCGCTGACCGGGTGGTTGACGAATTCATCGCGTGCTTTAAGCACGAGGCTGAGAACGACACGCTGCTGCCGGGGATCAAGCCGACCGGGAAAGAGGTCAGAATTCCAATGGTCGCGATAGTACAGTTCCGCGGCGACAAACTGTGTAGCGAGCATCTTTACTGGGACCAGGCATCCGTACTCGTGCAGCTCGGGCTGCTCGACCCGGCCGAGTTGCCGGTGACCGGCGCCGAAGCCGCGGACCGAGTAATCGACGAGGAACTGCCCCTGAATACCCTGCGCGCGGAGCACTGGTGGAAGAAAAGCGAGGGGAGAGGAAGCGCGAGCGATTCTCGTTGA
- a CDS encoding EthD domain-containing protein: MIRLIFVLRRKPSLSREQFQKYWHEVHGPLVAKHATALNILRYVQDHTLDDPMNEQMARARGGMEPPYDGVAELWWTTREAFATSIGSPAGQTAAKELVEDEATFIDLPTSPLWLAYEYPQINPSEDIVARPGSGLVKIFFPLRHPPNQTLEQAQLYWRTNHGPIIRGLAGGSHLKKYFQVHRFEDPIEQRLRAERGTTVAPYTGHAEAWIDRAESAAAAGTPEARRAGELAVEDETNFIDFRNSSIWIAKERVVIDRR, encoded by the coding sequence ATGATTCGCCTGATTTTTGTTCTGCGCCGCAAACCGTCACTGTCGCGTGAACAGTTCCAGAAGTACTGGCATGAGGTACACGGACCGCTGGTCGCTAAACACGCCACGGCCTTAAACATTCTTCGTTACGTGCAGGACCACACGCTGGACGATCCGATGAACGAGCAGATGGCTCGTGCACGCGGCGGAATGGAACCGCCTTACGATGGCGTCGCGGAACTCTGGTGGACAACTCGCGAAGCCTTTGCGACAAGTATCGGTAGTCCGGCGGGGCAGACCGCCGCCAAGGAGCTGGTCGAAGACGAAGCTACCTTCATCGACCTGCCGACTTCACCGCTGTGGCTCGCTTACGAATATCCGCAGATTAATCCTTCGGAAGATATTGTTGCGCGTCCCGGCAGCGGCCTGGTGAAGATTTTCTTTCCGCTGCGTCATCCGCCCAACCAGACCTTGGAGCAGGCGCAGCTCTATTGGCGAACCAACCACGGGCCGATTATTAGGGGGCTCGCGGGAGGCTCTCATCTGAAGAAGTACTTTCAGGTCCACCGTTTCGAGGATCCAATAGAGCAACGACTTCGAGCTGAGCGTGGAACCACGGTTGCGCCCTACACCGGTCATGCCGAAGCCTGGATCGATCGTGCCGAATCGGCGGCGGCCGCTGGAACGCCAGAGGCTAGACGCGCCGGAGAGCTCGCGGTCGAGGATGAAACGAATTTTATAGATTTCAGAAATTCCTCCATCTGGATCGCCAAAGAACGCGTGGTCATTGACCGTCGCTGA
- a CDS encoding amidohydrolase family protein, with protein MIIDCHGHYTTAPRALEIFRERQLASPDEPIPFPNIDDEEIRRSVEGAQLKLQKERGTDRTIFSPRASSMAHHLGNAATSIRWAQVCNDLIQRVCQTFPDNFVGVCQLPQSPGISPANCVAELERCVSELGFVGCNLNPDPSGGYWTGPPLTDRWWYPLYEKMEELKVPAMIHVSSSCNPNFHATGAHYLNADTTAFMQLLTSELFRDFPTLKFVLPHGGGAVPYHWGRYRGLAQDMKRPPLAELLLNNVYFDTCVYHLAGIELLTKVIPVDNILFASEMVGAVRGIDPETGYHFDDTKRYIDAVTRLSDEDRKKIFEGNARKVYPRID; from the coding sequence ATGATAATCGATTGCCACGGTCACTATACGACGGCGCCTCGCGCGCTCGAAATCTTCCGCGAGCGACAACTCGCGAGTCCCGATGAACCGATTCCCTTCCCGAACATCGACGATGAGGAAATACGTCGAAGTGTCGAGGGCGCGCAGCTGAAGTTGCAGAAGGAGCGGGGGACCGATCGCACGATATTCTCGCCGCGCGCATCATCGATGGCGCATCACCTCGGCAATGCGGCAACCAGTATCCGCTGGGCGCAAGTATGCAATGATCTGATCCAGCGCGTCTGCCAGACCTTTCCGGACAACTTCGTAGGTGTATGTCAGTTGCCGCAGTCGCCCGGTATATCGCCGGCCAATTGTGTCGCCGAACTTGAACGCTGCGTCAGCGAGTTGGGATTCGTCGGATGCAATCTGAATCCCGATCCTTCAGGCGGATACTGGACCGGCCCGCCCCTCACGGACCGGTGGTGGTACCCTCTTTATGAGAAAATGGAGGAGCTGAAGGTGCCGGCGATGATCCACGTCAGCTCTTCGTGCAATCCGAACTTTCATGCAACCGGCGCGCACTACCTTAATGCAGACACTACCGCCTTCATGCAGTTGCTTACTTCGGAGCTGTTCCGGGATTTCCCTACCCTGAAGTTCGTTCTTCCCCACGGCGGCGGCGCGGTCCCCTATCACTGGGGCCGGTATCGTGGACTAGCGCAGGACATGAAACGTCCGCCACTGGCAGAGTTGTTGCTGAACAATGTCTACTTCGACACCTGCGTGTATCACCTCGCGGGCATCGAACTCCTCACCAAAGTGATTCCGGTCGACAACATTCTCTTCGCTTCCGAAATGGTCGGCGCGGTGCGTGGTATCGATCCTGAGACGGGTTACCACTTTGATGATACGAAACGCTATATCGACGCCGTCACCCGGTTGAGTGATGAGGACCGAAAAAAGATTTTCGAGGGCAATGCGCGCAAGGTTTATCCGCGTATCGACTGA
- a CDS encoding aromatic ring-hydroxylating dioxygenase subunit alpha, whose protein sequence is MLSRNGLDYESLVKEDRVHISVYTNPAIFTDEMDKIFHRGWVYVGHRGEIPNPGDFRLKRIGRQPVIMVRDQQGEVHLLLNRCRHRGATVCQREQGNTRSFRCMYHGWTYLLNGDLGGVPSMDGYGEGFKREDLGLVKVPRVGEHRGFIFASLSPAGIALDAHLGRAKEEIDLFAGMSNADEVEVVSGVHKYSYQGNWKLAAENSMDGYHPSIVHASFAQALMDKITHVPTPEQQRVDRNFAAFRGNAKDLGNGHVMLDYRMRIYDPLNGDPAPEVRAVTPEGEARLNNLDRRFGADRAANMLREGGTHTFIFPNLILIGVQMRVLQPLSVDRTEVCLYPTLLKWLAPEVNAIRLRSHEAFFGSASFGGPDDSEIFERVQDGCAVELEPWQLMSRGLHRERHEDGMIVGDLSDETTQRGIWRQWKKIMMQGEVAARSMRKRGAGAVAIKRG, encoded by the coding sequence ATGCTTTCGCGAAATGGCCTGGATTACGAATCGCTGGTCAAAGAAGACCGCGTCCACATCAGCGTTTACACCAATCCCGCCATCTTCACCGATGAAATGGATAAGATTTTCCATCGTGGATGGGTCTACGTTGGGCATCGGGGGGAAATCCCGAACCCGGGCGACTTTCGCCTCAAGCGGATCGGACGTCAGCCGGTGATCATGGTTCGCGACCAGCAAGGGGAAGTGCACTTGTTGTTGAACCGCTGCCGCCATCGCGGCGCCACCGTGTGTCAGCGGGAACAAGGTAATACCCGTTCGTTTCGATGCATGTATCATGGCTGGACATACCTGCTTAACGGCGACCTGGGGGGCGTACCGTCGATGGATGGCTACGGAGAGGGATTTAAGCGAGAAGACCTGGGACTGGTGAAGGTGCCGCGAGTCGGGGAGCATCGCGGTTTCATCTTTGCGAGCCTGAGCCCGGCCGGGATCGCGCTGGATGCGCATCTCGGCAGAGCCAAGGAAGAAATCGATCTGTTTGCCGGAATGTCGAATGCGGACGAAGTGGAAGTGGTCTCCGGCGTCCACAAGTACTCGTACCAGGGCAACTGGAAGCTGGCTGCCGAGAATTCAATGGACGGCTACCATCCGTCCATCGTGCACGCTTCGTTTGCACAGGCGCTGATGGACAAGATCACGCATGTGCCGACACCGGAGCAGCAGCGTGTCGACCGCAACTTCGCGGCATTCCGCGGCAACGCAAAGGATCTGGGTAACGGGCACGTGATGCTCGACTACCGGATGCGAATCTACGACCCGCTCAACGGCGACCCTGCGCCCGAGGTGAGAGCGGTTACTCCTGAGGGAGAGGCGCGGTTGAATAACCTTGACCGGCGATTCGGCGCAGACAGGGCCGCCAACATGTTGCGCGAGGGCGGAACCCACACCTTCATTTTTCCCAACCTGATTCTGATCGGCGTCCAGATGCGGGTCCTCCAGCCATTGAGCGTCGACCGCACGGAAGTGTGCCTCTATCCAACCTTGCTCAAGTGGCTTGCGCCGGAGGTCAACGCGATCAGACTCCGCTCGCACGAAGCGTTCTTTGGATCCGCCAGCTTCGGCGGTCCCGACGATTCGGAAATCTTCGAAAGGGTCCAGGACGGATGCGCGGTCGAGTTGGAGCCGTGGCAACTGATGTCGCGCGGCCTCCATCGCGAGCGTCACGAAGACGGCATGATCGTAGGCGACCTATCGGACGAGACGACCCAGCGCGGCATCTGGCGACAGTGGAAGAAAATTATGATGCAGGGAGAAGTCGCGGCGCGCAGCATGCGCAAGCGCGGTGCCGGCGCGGTGGCGATCAAGCGAGGATGA